The Porites lutea chromosome 9, jaPorLute2.1, whole genome shotgun sequence sequence TTTTTTTCATGTGGGAGTCCCTTGAGGACTCTTGGTATACGCACTCATACTCCCACACAGGAGGGGACAGGGCTTCCAGTCACACCTGTAATAAACTATATTTACACTCGAATTTTTTGAGTAGCTTGCGAGCTAATACTTCGGGCACAatacatataaaaaatacatttaatacATTACAGGAAAAAACTACGATCTACACATAAAGGAAACTAATATTCACAACTTAAAGTATAAGTATAAAAAGAATCTACATAAAGGTAACGCCCTGTATTTTGGTCTCATTGGCAAAAAATCTAGTGCGAAAAAAGTCAGGCAGTGTATTCCACTGTTTAGCTGACAattatgaaaagaaattaaGACCCTGGGTAGTTGTTTTAGGTTTACTAAGTGATAGAATGtagaacttgaaaaaatatttttcatataaGCGGGAAAACGTGGGCAAAATAAACTCTTGAACAAGATATTTCAAAAAGGCTGAACGCGCTTATTACACACAACCAAGTAGGAGACGAGTAATCTCAAAGTACAAATCGTATTCTTTTATTTATaccctgcgaaaacatccgtttctcctcaaACGTCCACagtggcgaagagcgaggagaaacggatgttttcgcaggctattttaTTTATCGCTTTTGTAGCTTATCCGCATCGCGCGCTCCACAAAAATGCCCGACAGAGGAGCAATAATACAAATGAGGTGACACTTACGCTCTGTAAAAGTTTAGATAAGATGTCCCTCCTGTGTATGAGTTTTCCAAAGCGCCGCATAACCCCATGCTCCCCTCCCCGGCTCCCTATGAAGGGGACCGAAGGGGACCTCGCATGAGACAAGGGTCTGTGGacaatccaagatggcgacaaaACTCACCAAAGAAGAAGCCGAGGAATATTTTGCTCGTTTAAACTATACGGGATCAAAAGAACCAACTGTCGAGGTTTTGACAGAACTACATCGATGTCATGTCCTATCTGTACCAGTTGAAAACCTGAGCGTTTATGGAAAGGAGAAAATAGAGCTGTCTAAAGAATGGCTGTTTGAAAAGATCGTGCGAAGACATCGAGGTGGATTTTGCTTTGAACTAAACACgatgttttctttccttcttgatTATCTCGGATTTGAATGCACAACACATGCTGCCTCAGTGTTATATAGGAAGACAGGCGTTCTAGGTCCACCACTTGATCATCGCATTCTGATGgtaaaacaggggcacccaacgaccgttttctggaAATGATCTGAAATGGCTCGTTATGCATCCTGGAGTGCTTTAAAAGCAATATGAATGAATAATTCGTATCGCTAAAAAAATTTgatctgttcggtcgtcctaaAAGGGGTTTGAACCTCTCGAATTTTTTAGGGCTGTTTTTCGCCTTTCCCGAAAATAACAGCCTACAGTGAAAGCTTTCCGAAAACGTAAGATTACCTGACTAGCTTTTCCCTTGACCGAAATTTTTAGGGGTCCTTTCAAGTTTTCCCCGAAAACTTTATCTAGTGTGAGAATGTCTCCGAATTTTCTAGGGCGACGtagaatgtatagaaaattctaggtgtaaaagaaaaggcatttaagtgattttaaagCCAGTTGAAACGTCTTGTACCCTGCCGAACTCAATTCGCACGGCACTTGCGGAAAAAACTGAAATACGGCATGGCACTGACTGGGGATTCCAGGTAGCTGGACTTTATTGGATTCCAGTGTttgctgtattccggattccataggCAAAAATTACCCGGAATCCGGACTCGTTTACATGGGGCGCATCATTTGCGAAATCAGAGAAATTTACGTTCAGAAATTTTTCCTACTTTCAGCTGTCATAGAGCTCTACGTTTCCTAGCTGTGTAAACGACTCATCAGACTCATGACCACCCATAAATGGAAAATTCCACTCTTAGCTAAATGACGATAACGTCATTGCAAAAAATAACAGACTCGATTAACAAGTGAGGATGATTTCTGATCCGGATTGTTGTGATTTGGGGCTGTATTTTGATTGGCTACTCGAGGTTAGGTTACTCGCGTGGTATAGGTCTGATAGGTCACTGATAGGTGGGAAGGGTAACTGCCGCTAAACTGCCAGCTGCTGTTAACAAGCTGATTACTCCGGTGAGCTGGATTTTGACACCcgagtgatttttttgttgtcgACAATCAGATCAGGGAATCAGCAGCACCGTGAACCGACCCGTGACTTCGTCTCGGTCAATATACAGAATATACAGCACAGCTGCCAGCTGAATATATTACCCCCAATCCAGCCCCAGAAAGCCTTTATGCAACGCAGATAACGGGTCTGTATCACCCACTCATCACCCTGCACATTACGGTCACCGAAcaaccaaaaattaaagttgccAGCAGAGCAGTAGTTTGTCCTCGCTCCTCGCCCCCATCCCCCTCCCCACACACCCCCCAGGTGGCGATGAgccagcaaagaaaaaaaaaaacagtgaaaaagcGTCTGTTTTCGCGCGCTAAAGTTCACCGAAACGCTGAAAGTTGCCTATTTTCTACACAGTTAACTGTAACTGCAAATGTCAGAAATGTGACTTTAATAAAATTTGGTAGACCAGATACATGCGATGCCGAGAACAGTGCTACAATAGCGTTGTCTGGGTTATCCCACCGATCCCTCCATCCGTAGTCCTGCTGCGATACTGTCCTGAGTGTCCATCGTCGACCGATACACAGGACTGACAGGCGCTATTCACGCGATGCGCGCTGATATAGCGTACGCGTAACCGGTAAGCCTGGTACCCTCAGAAAAGGCAGGGTCGTTGGGTTTTAAATCAGTTGTGTGAAATTTTCGCTAATGAGACTGCCgggtttaaaaattttgatcTATTCTTAGTTTACGAAAGCTACGAAATTTCTAGGTGCCGAAATCAGAATCTAGAGATTACTACGAAAGCTACGAAATTTCTAGGTGATCTAGAGATTACTACAAAATCCGAAAATCTTAGCTGAACAAACCACACAAATCCCGAAACTCTGAGCCCAACGAACAGTCACCACGaaacattttcgaaatttttagctgttcttgggctcccgaaaattttagccattcTAGAgggctccgaacagatattttcccgaaaacggtcgttgggtgcccctgggtaAAAGTCGGAGGCGAGCTGTTGCTCACCGATGTCGGGTTCGGCGATTCCTTTTGGTTGCCTCTTCGTTTCACTGGCTTACAAGAACATCAAGAACAACAGAGTGGCACTTATCGAATTCGAAAGAGCGGAGACGACCATATCTATGAAGAAAAGATTAAAGTAATTGTCGATGAAACTGGCCAAGAAGAAATTGAGAAGGAGCAGAGTACAAGTCCTGAGGATCCGATGTGGGTGTCGAGATACATATTTGACCTCATACCAAGAAAAACGGAGGACTTCTTTGAAATGTTAGAGTATCATCAGACAAATGACAAGTCACCATTTACTCATGATCGTATATGCACCCTGGCCAAACCCTGGGGAAGGGTAACTCTTTCAGGCCATAAAATTGTAATTACAACGTTTCTTGGGGACAACAAAGTCAAAAAAGAATCCAGGAACGTTGAGGGTGGTGAACATGAAGTAGTAAAAGAACTGGAAGAAGCATTTGGAATTAGAAAAGACTCCTGTTTCTTCCCAGAAGGGTAGGCCTTTTATgactggttttcactagcgatagagtcggagtcggaagcagcgtcttaagagcgcttatgagtcagcaaaaaaaaaacggagtTGCATGCAGAGTCATAAACTCGACAGAATCGGAGTCGGAAGAATCAGAATGTTCCATTTTCTTCTGACTCCTCTTATGACTCCATTGCTTacaatctagtgaaaaccagattgttggagTCAGAAGCAGAAatggaaggataaaccaatcacaatgcacgttcccatgCTATGTGATTGTTTTAgctcttctgcttctgcttctgaCTTTGACAACCTAGTTTTGACTTGATCGTAAATGATGGATTCATAAGCGGAATCAGATCACTGTTTTCACCTGATCGTAAAtttctacgcttctgattacaaCTCCGACTCCattgctagtgaaaaccagccttcaACTGGATTGAATGGTACGTTGTGTAAACTTCAGTTGAATCACCTTTGAGTGGCCATCTTTTAAGCAGCTACCCTCTATTAAGGAGCCAGTAATAAAAGTCCCAAAATAATCGTAGAACATTATGGGAacttaaacctctattaagtggccaCCTTTTGACCATCCCAATCAGAGTTctttcattgttgtcacctctaGTAGCAGCCATCAAGCGCTTGATACACTTAGTTTGCCCTTGTTTTAAGAACATGATGAAGAAAATACAGTCTGAGATAGAAGGTGACGACTGATTTTTTATGGAACAGCAATGCCGCTCCAGTCGCGTAATTGTTTCAAAGTGaagtgatgtttctgctaaCGATTATGATAATTTATGACGAGCCTCTACAGAATGGCCAACCTCCATTTGAAAAAGCCCACTTGCCGGTCCCCCAAGGGTGGCTGCTTAATGATGGGTCAGCTATAATAATAGACAACAGcatttaaaaattgtaaaatgcaTGAATATCAATAGAAAAAGTTTAATACAGCTTGCTGTCCCCCGAGCCCTATTGTAAAAAAGGACTTAAGAGAGCCTTCTTAGTTTGTAAGTTTTAACGCTAGCCTGTTCTAGGCTCCACGATAGACGAGAAAGTAGAATGAGAAAGTTGCACGCAAACCACTTGGGGGTGGGCGGGGCAGAGATGGGGAACTGGAGCCTGTAAGCATTGTTTGCAATACCTCATTACGGTATACTAGCTCCTAGTGTACCCTATGATTGGCCAATTTTGACAGCTTATTTTAGCGTTTCAAAACAAGTCAATCACTTGGCTTCGCGCATGTAGAGTTAAACAAATCTGGCAAGCGTGTGATGCCcttatacaccgtattcacaaatggcggacacgcgggaaaaaactggtgcctagtcatgaaagcgaggcgttggagggtaaacaaaaattgcaaatgaagactttcagtgaactttcagagtgtttagcacggattccacctaaaataactttgtacggacttctttttaaatacaattacgtgggatgtcttttgcttttaatgtttagtattgatttgctgttttcaattaaaagggacgcgtatatcttcaaggaaacaggattaTTTTGTAAGTtgccgaagcatcagaagctcgacaagtgggcgCCGGATGGCTgcagaaaagcggcaaacatgttggcccaaacttcacattgaaaccgagttcgaaagccagctcactacaattcggtgaaacagaaatataagcaatgcaaatcttggtggcaagaaaaaaagaaataagcgatggatatatggcctacttgttaacgcaagagacgtgtGCCATTGAACAAAACCGTTCAaatcgagatggaaaaaaggaagacaggaaagaagtggtgactgaggtttcgatgaagttatgtttggtgtttatttgccaggacgttattctctggtctttatcgatgaaggacatcaattagaactatctttttggcataaataccggAGCGATCGTGTGGAGTActctcaaaatttcaactcagtgttactcggcagactcggtaagccggccacatttcatttcagcgagtaattttcctatttcttatctttggctgttaagagttttaacttcatgttccataatattttaaaagtgaagaatacataaataaataaaatgatggtcttcttaaacggatccagactcgcATTTAAtgattcgaaacagaagcttgccgtgttcagtcctgacacaaacattgccttaaaagtttaacctggTAAAAGGtgagctttataccacttttttactAAGAGCTCTCCGACGTAATGCCgtaaaggagaccaggcaaatagcaagccataagattcacacactagagcttctagttttgataaaattattttatttcgcaatgacaaagaaaacaaaagattttaattttgcaCTGAATTTGCTAAGCTCTGCtaacgtacctctaacaattcactccaaagcgacggaGTTAATATCATCCAAAagaagttgtaaatacagacatacatagatatgtgtaaaatgacactgacatgaatgaatgagtctcgtgaatgaatctttcacccgctctcgactaactcgacttgacctgttttgagTAATGGCCGAGGTCTCTTCCGTTGACAAGTAGGCCATGTATCCGtcacttatttctttttttcttgccaccaatatctgtttttacttctgttttacagaattgcagtgagctggctttcgtattcggttccaatgtgaagtttgggccaacatgtttgccgcttttctgcagccatcgcccacttgtcgagcttctgaggcTTCGGCAACCTACAAAATTATCCTGTTTTCTTGAAGATATACGcatcccttttgattgcaaacagcaaatcagtacTAAACATTAAAGGCAGAAGACGTCCCAcgtcattgtatttaaaaagacgtccatacaaagttattttaggtggaatccgtgctaaacactctgcaagttcactgaaagtcttcatttgcgaTTTTTGTTTACCcaccaacgcctcgctttcatgactaggcaccagttttttcccgcgtgtccgccatttgtgaatacggtgtatatgCCATacatcaggggcggatccaggattttttttaggagggggtgcacttgtctcttgctctacttcaacaccaataaaccacatagtttttttttgaagaagaagaataccagttgtattagaaaaccgcaggtcatctcattgggggggggggggggggggggaagggggggcgTGCGCaacccctgcaccctccccctagatccgcccctgcacaTTTTGACACTTTGAAGGGAGGAACGGTTTTTCCGGAAGTAGGCATGATTCGCTGTACACATCTCTGTATGTTTAAGTGTTACAAAACCATAGGATTAAGAAGATCAtgaaaatactgttttaaaagaataaataatttGCATGACTGTAGGTGTAGACTAGGAAAATACACTGCAATAGTCCATATGGTTTTCAGCTATGTTAGGATTCAACTTAGTTTATAAATTAACACAAAGAAAGTTTGAATCTCAAGACTTGAATATGGGCATAGTCCAGCATAGTCCCTAGCTGTTCCACCTCCGTTGAAAGTGGAATCTAGGAGATCAACTATGAACTAGGCTAGGCAAAGTCATAAAACTTGAGCAACTTACTGGTGAAGTGAATAGAAGAGAATCGTACATGATTGGTGAAGTTAAGTCACGTGAACCGACTGCGTGTCATAATAACGTTCtaccttttctttgaaaaaacaaacaaacgcaCAAACCCACACTAACCAAAACAACAGGACCTAATAATGAACGCTTTTACTAAAATGTTCACAAATGGTCATAGGACCGTGTCCACAGATCTAAAAACCAATTTGAGCAATGGCAGAGCGGAAAATTGCACGGAAAGTTGCGTTCACTTTGCTTTTATCATTCCCATTTCATGTTACTTAATATCTATGCTAAATCTGCCCTGTACCTGGTGAAAGAAACCACTCAGAGAGGTTTTCCTTATGTATTTCGTCAAACAGTGACCGTCTTGatatgtttttgcttgtttaatACAGGGTTTGCACACGCTAGAAAAGTCGTTGAATTTTAgaggaagtccttgaaaagtccttgaattccatttttccttgaaaagtccttaaattttcttgaactttgaatgtagtggcctggaaagaattttttgatgttttttggttgtccaagacagaatataaatcatagctcagagaatttaaaggttatttacataaagtgctctttgttttttgcaataattaactatcagttTCAGACAGGTggactgaaaaatgtagagaagttggtgaagcaaacaggTTCAAGTCTTagtgcatttttgtacaatctgtaaAATTATATTCCTAGTAGGCGGcccttgaaaatctaatgtgatccttgaaaagtccttgaaaaatggctgcaattttttgtatgaaccctgtaaTATGTCACTCAAAAGGGCATGGCTGTCTGTTTAGGTTGGTGATTTTTATTTTACCCTTAAGGCTTTAAGCTAATATTGAATTGTTTGTAACTAAGCTATTTTTGCCTTAAAGGCGAGTGGACAGGTTTTGTTATGTTAGTGAAGATATGTAGTTACAGTTGTTAACATATAACTTGCCAAAATAGTTGTGAGTTGTAACTTATTAAAGAACATAGCTTTGTCATTATATctgttaaataaaataattatctgTCCTCATCTTATCCTGTCAGGCGCCAATCCGTACCTATTTTTAacattcaaagaaaacaaaacttttggaGTTAAAAATCCGGAATTTTTGGGAGGGCATAACGCAGACCTCTCTAGACTGTGCTTGTCATCTCCCAGCCAAACATAAGTTAGGTAGAAAAAATCGCCAGCAAGCTATAATTCTTAACTAATTCCCAGCCAATTTTTATCTAAGATGCCATACTTCCCAGCCAGCATCACGATGCCTGAGGAACGGCTTTTTGAATATCGGCTCCACTGAGCACTCCTGTTGAGGGTTCAACAAACCGCGAGTCACTCGACAGCGGTGAAAAGTCCTCTTGAATTCTCAACGAGCGCATTCAAGTTTCGAAACAGAAAGAATAAACCGTCGTCCTCCAAATAACGTCGCATCAGAATGTTTCACGTCGCTGTCTTGCTGTAACGGTAAACTGAACATACCTACCGAGTTGTTTTTTCATTCATAGAACGCATaaacaaaaacggatacgtTTGGACGGGGCCTAACACAAATGCATGTAGTAGCAACCTTATAAGGCATGCCTCCCTGCGCTGTACGATTTATGACATCGTAATTAGTCGAAAACCTTTGCGGCGTTTTCGTCTATTCACACGAAGACGATAAGTCGGCAGTTTTTGAGACACTCAACTCTGGGGACCATGTAGAGAATCAACGTTTTTGGTGCCCCGAAAACGGCGTTTACGTTTGTGGGCGGGAGGCCACAAAAATATCCgcatacgtgtggacggggcctaatgGAATATAGGGTCACGGAAATTAACGCtaaaaattagttttaaaatttcacgttaatttcatgaagcaTTAACACGGAATCTATCAGGCAATTGAGTAATTTCACTTTTCAGTGGACAAataccttgtaccagaataatttaaacaatatggcttttttttttttttacatttttcaagggctatagatataattagtaaaatccaactagtgatctattatcaatgctgcgttctgattggttgagctactaccaggctatatcagaaactcataaggggttttcaaccccttatgagtttctggctatatgttatagcccactagtagcgaaaagcgctggCAATTTGGTGGGCAAAAATTGATTAAAGCCTAGCTTcagctagctaaagttgttttgtctcgatatttttgaccaactagttggattttactaaaacaattatgcctctcgccctcatggcctctgagtccatagcccattcggccttcggcctcatgggctattgactcagagcccattcgggctcgaggaataattgttaattagttacctgtaataacaccaaagactatttctcatgggagcccgagaaaatacatgtcaaatttcacaagaattgtgaaaacacaggtaaaactttgaaaatttcatgcgtaaggtgtcattttgtgaaatttgacatttgtttCCTCGGGCTCTCATGagaaattttgtttggtgttgttacagataactaattacaccCATCGACCTTGAAGAATGTTAAAACGaatgcaatattgtttaaaCTATTCTGgtgcaaggtttttgtccactgaaaattaaaattactcaatttcctgatggattctgtcTCAACTTAGTTTCTTAAATGACCATAGTAAAGAAGTAATTAGAAAATGATTTACACGGTCGttcaattttgttaatcactcttATGtcatgattacagaccgaattggactccactcattCCTGTTACCATAATTAATAATCGAACTATGCGCAATTGAACTATTCTTTACACTGCTTACCATACAAAACACTTCTGTACAACACATTCTTACTCACTTATATATCTTTACAAAATAATCCTAAGTGGGAACTTAAAAACATTTGAATATCTGACATGCAAAACTTGA is a genomic window containing:
- the LOC140947793 gene encoding arylamine N-acetyltransferase, pineal gland isozyme NAT-3-like, whose protein sequence is MATKLTKEEAEEYFARLNYTGSKEPTVEVLTELHRCHVLSVPVENLSVYGKEKIELSKEWLFEKIVRRHRGGFCFELNTMFSFLLDYLGFECTTHAASVLYRKTGVLGPPLDHRILMITVGGELLLTDVGFGDSFWLPLRFTGLQEHQEQQSGTYRIRKSGDDHIYEEKIKVIVDETGQEEIEKEQSTSPEDPMWVSRYIFDLIPRKTEDFFEMLEYHQTNDKSPFTHDRICTLAKPWGRVTLSGHKIVITTFLGDNKVKKESRNVEGGEHEVVKELEEAFGIRKDSCFFPEG